The following coding sequences are from one Malaciobacter pacificus window:
- a CDS encoding DHH family phosphoesterase produces the protein MKKDFIVNNKVDMSEYSKALKLIEKSRYILIVTHVNPDPDSIGSALALSNLFYENKIKHKVFNVSSDLPQNLDFIPKFDKITDQLPKFFDLVISVDCGTKKRLGIDIDPNIPLINFDHHKSNDSFGDVNIVDCMKSSTAELVFEFFKHNGLYITKNSATALYVGIYDDTLAFSLGRCDEVTFEKVNFLVECGANPSDIANKLLRRDSLAKYRIIPKVLESLSLYKEGSVASIIALPQWFEETGAHNRDCEDALDMVMSIAIVKVAFFIRIVNGSARVSLRSKGSVDVSKVAQNFGGGGHLNAAGCSIDILDVNKAKEIVLKEVLEI, from the coding sequence ATGAAGAAGGATTTTATAGTTAATAATAAAGTAGATATGAGTGAATACTCTAAAGCTTTGAAATTAATTGAAAAAAGTAGATATATACTTATTGTAACTCATGTAAATCCTGACCCTGATTCTATAGGTTCAGCATTGGCTTTGTCAAATTTATTTTATGAAAATAAGATTAAGCATAAGGTTTTTAACGTAAGTTCAGATTTGCCTCAAAACTTGGATTTTATTCCAAAGTTTGACAAAATTACTGACCAACTACCTAAGTTTTTCGATTTAGTAATTAGTGTAGATTGTGGAACTAAAAAAAGATTAGGAATTGATATTGACCCTAATATACCGCTTATAAATTTTGACCACCATAAATCTAATGATAGTTTTGGTGATGTAAATATTGTAGATTGTATGAAAAGTTCAACAGCAGAATTAGTATTTGAGTTTTTTAAACATAATGGATTATATATTACTAAAAATTCAGCAACGGCACTTTATGTTGGAATTTATGATGACACACTAGCTTTTAGTTTAGGTAGATGTGATGAGGTTACTTTTGAAAAAGTTAATTTTTTAGTTGAGTGTGGTGCAAACCCATCTGATATAGCAAATAAACTTTTAAGAAGAGACTCTTTAGCAAAATATAGAATTATTCCAAAAGTATTGGAGAGTTTATCTTTATATAAAGAAGGAAGTGTAGCTTCTATAATAGCTCTTCCTCAATGGTTTGAAGAAACGGGAGCTCACAATAGAGATTGTGAAGATGCTTTAGATATGGTTATGAGTATTGCTATAGTAAAAGTAGCATTTTTTATTAGAATAGTTAATGGTTCAGCTAGGGTTTCATTAAGATCTAAAGGTTCTGTTGATGTATCAAAGGTGGCTCAAAACTTTGGTGGTGGAGGTCATTTAAATGCTGCAGGTTGTAGTATAGATATTTTAGATGTAAATAAAGCAAAAGAAATAGTATTAAAGGAAGTTCTTGAGATTTAA
- a CDS encoding M23 family metallopeptidase has translation MRFNNKRENKAKKFLLFLLVVLVLGAIAFVFFSPMFEKNSPKISIKDDIYWNLKTPLKINLSDDTEIKDFEIIYKDEQNEIRLDTQVINKSKGSIDLNIIAPKTMENYKPTSALLKIKVSDTSKWNFFMGNEIKKEVKLKIDKKSPIANVISNTYLIKQGGSAAVVVEVKDENLKDMYISFNNEERFELIPFYKENFYMAIIAWPIYIEEFKQVNLVAVDEAQNKSVTKVPLYIKYLEPKIDTLKISDDFVNRVSKNVLQKSGMDIPNSQDEIFVKANKTLRKVNVDTVKNETRKKMSREKVSNFDLNTFKRLPSSMRFASYGERRHYTYNGKKIDEAWHLGIDWASVKKAKIFTSNDGKVIFNDYLGIYGDTLIIDHGFGLATLYAHTSRAAVSLNQEVKAGEHIANTGSTGAVFGDHLHFGVLVQGIEVNPEEWLSKFWIRENITKIINNSMEVIKSK, from the coding sequence TTGAGATTTAATAACAAAAGAGAGAATAAAGCTAAAAAGTTTTTATTATTTTTATTAGTAGTGTTAGTTTTAGGTGCAATAGCATTTGTATTTTTTTCACCAATGTTTGAAAAAAATTCTCCTAAAATATCAATAAAAGATGATATTTACTGGAATTTAAAAACCCCTTTAAAAATAAATTTAAGTGATGATACTGAAATCAAAGATTTTGAAATAATTTATAAAGATGAACAAAATGAGATTAGATTAGATACGCAAGTAATTAATAAATCAAAAGGTTCAATCGATTTAAATATTATTGCTCCTAAAACCATGGAAAACTATAAACCAACATCTGCTTTACTTAAAATAAAAGTTAGTGACACAAGTAAGTGGAACTTTTTTATGGGAAATGAGATAAAAAAAGAAGTTAAACTAAAAATTGATAAAAAAAGTCCCATAGCAAATGTTATTTCAAATACATACTTAATAAAACAAGGTGGAAGTGCTGCTGTTGTAGTTGAAGTTAAAGATGAAAATTTAAAAGATATGTATATATCATTTAATAATGAAGAGAGATTTGAATTAATACCTTTTTATAAAGAAAATTTTTATATGGCTATTATTGCATGGCCAATTTATATAGAAGAGTTTAAACAAGTAAATTTAGTGGCAGTTGATGAAGCGCAAAATAAGTCAGTTACAAAAGTTCCATTATATATAAAATATTTAGAGCCAAAAATTGATACACTAAAAATTTCAGATGACTTTGTAAATAGAGTTAGTAAAAATGTATTACAAAAAAGTGGTATGGATATCCCAAATAGTCAAGATGAAATTTTTGTGAAGGCAAATAAAACTTTGAGAAAAGTAAATGTTGATACTGTTAAAAATGAAACTAGAAAAAAAATGAGTAGGGAAAAAGTTTCAAATTTTGATTTAAATACATTTAAAAGATTACCTTCATCTATGAGATTTGCTTCATATGGTGAAAGAAGGCATTACACTTATAATGGCAAAAAAATAGATGAAGCATGGCATTTAGGAATTGATTGGGCAAGTGTAAAAAAAGCAAAAATTTTTACATCAAATGATGGAAAAGTGATTTTTAATGATTATCTAGGAATTTATGGGGATACTTTAATTATAGATCATGGATTTGGATTAGCTACATTATATGCCCATACTAGTAGAGCAGCTGTATCTTTAAATCAAGAAGTAAAAGCAGGTGAGCACATAGCAAATACTGGTTCGACAGGAGCTGTATTTGGAGATCATTTACACTTTGGAGTTTTAGTTCAAGGAATTGAAGTTAATCCTGAAGAGTGGTTGAGTAAATTCTGGATTAGGGAAAATATTACAAAAATAATTAACAATTCAATGGAAGTGATAAAAAGCAAATGA
- the lpxC gene encoding UDP-3-O-acyl-N-acetylglucosamine deacetylase, producing the protein MKQRTIAKSVEIVGIGLHKGVPVKMRLEPLDSDMGIVFYRSDAGVTIPVKREFVVDTKMATVIGKDDVVVSTIEHLLSAVYAYGIDNLRIIIDNDEVPVLDGSSSGYCMLIEEAGIKELEKSKKAIKIKKEVEVTTPEGKRVCLKPSNRIVYDFKIKFDHPAIGEQDFHFDYSIEEYKENISRARTFGFLHEVQYLRSIGLAQGGSMENAIVLDQSKVLNPEGLRFDDEFVRHKILDAVGDMALLEYTLVGEYDAIAGSHHLNHLLTKKLYEDESNYEIIDLEEANSEAKVFELAYSKVEA; encoded by the coding sequence ATGAAACAAAGAACTATAGCAAAAAGTGTAGAAATTGTAGGAATAGGGCTTCACAAAGGAGTTCCTGTAAAAATGAGACTAGAACCTCTTGATAGTGATATGGGAATTGTTTTTTATAGATCTGATGCAGGAGTTACAATTCCAGTTAAAAGAGAGTTTGTTGTTGATACAAAAATGGCAACAGTTATTGGAAAAGATGATGTTGTTGTTTCTACAATAGAACACTTATTATCAGCTGTTTATGCATATGGTATTGATAACCTTAGAATTATAATTGATAATGATGAAGTACCAGTTCTAGATGGAAGTTCTTCAGGATATTGTATGCTGATTGAAGAAGCTGGAATTAAAGAGCTTGAAAAGAGTAAAAAAGCAATAAAGATAAAAAAAGAGGTTGAAGTAACAACACCTGAGGGTAAAAGAGTTTGTTTAAAGCCATCTAATAGAATAGTATATGATTTTAAAATTAAGTTTGACCATCCAGCCATTGGTGAACAAGATTTTCATTTTGATTATTCAATTGAAGAGTATAAAGAAAATATCTCAAGGGCAAGAACTTTTGGGTTTTTGCATGAAGTACAATATCTAAGAAGTATTGGTTTAGCTCAAGGTGGGTCTATGGAAAATGCAATTGTACTAGACCAGAGTAAAGTTTTAAATCCTGAAGGCTTAAGATTTGATGATGAGTTTGTAAGACACAAAATTCTTGATGCAGTTGGAGATATGGCTTTATTAGAATATACTTTAGTTGGAGAGTATGATGCAATTGCAGGAAGTCATCATTTAAATCACTTATTAACTAAAAAACTTTATGAAGATGAATCAAATTATGAAATTATTGATTTAGAAGAGGCTAATAGTGAAGCTAAAGTATTTGAACTAGCTTATTCAAAAGTAGAAGCATAG
- the thrB gene encoding homoserine kinase, whose translation MRVSVPATSANLGPGFDTLGLAIAMKNQVVIKPSKFHSVSLRGEGSNNPALKDNNMFISIFNDFYHNLTHKKRNFRFEFQNEVPLSRGLGSSSAVIVSAIASAYAIEGIKLEKQKLLNLALAYENHPDNITPAVMGGFNVATVQDNEVRFLNKSIPKVLKAVVVIPNRPISTQLSRKALPYKYSKEDVIYNISHSSLLTAAFMSENWDMLKCASQDMIHQKYRMKHMPELFDVQKTALSNGSLMSTLSGSGSTLFSVAYVDDSRKLEKALKQKFPHFKVFTCDFDNVGVRIDL comes from the coding sequence ATGAGAGTAAGCGTTCCAGCTACTAGTGCCAATTTAGGGCCAGGTTTTGATACACTAGGTTTAGCAATTGCTATGAAAAACCAAGTTGTAATAAAGCCATCAAAATTTCATAGTGTGTCATTAAGAGGTGAAGGTTCTAATAATCCTGCACTAAAAGATAACAATATGTTTATCTCGATTTTTAATGATTTTTATCATAATTTAACACACAAAAAAAGAAACTTTAGATTTGAATTCCAAAATGAAGTACCTCTTTCAAGAGGTTTAGGTAGTTCATCTGCTGTGATTGTTTCAGCAATTGCAAGTGCTTATGCAATTGAGGGAATAAAATTAGAAAAACAAAAACTATTAAATTTAGCACTTGCTTATGAAAATCATCCTGATAATATAACTCCTGCAGTTATGGGTGGCTTTAATGTTGCAACAGTTCAAGATAATGAGGTTAGATTTTTAAATAAATCAATTCCAAAAGTTTTAAAAGCAGTTGTAGTAATTCCTAATAGACCAATATCAACACAGCTTTCAAGAAAGGCACTACCATACAAATACTCAAAAGAGGATGTAATTTATAATATATCTCACTCTTCTTTATTAACTGCTGCTTTTATGAGTGAAAATTGGGATATGTTAAAATGTGCTTCTCAAGATATGATTCATCAAAAATATAGAATGAAACATATGCCAGAACTTTTTGATGTTCAAAAAACTGCCTTAAGTAATGGTTCTTTAATGAGTACGTTATCAGGATCTGGTTCAACACTATTTTCAGTGGCTTATGTAGATGATTCAAGAAAATTGGAAAAAGCATTAAAGCAAAAATTTCCTCACTTTAAAGTATTTACATGTGACTTTGATAATGTTGGTGTAAGAATAGATTTATAA
- a CDS encoding DUF448 domain-containing protein, with amino-acid sequence MANLKKILRTCIVCRKKFEQKELLRFKCENEKLVQYNNYGRSFYICETCSKQIQTDLKVKDLKRLEKILNKECKSKNNFVTQLKEILTDVR; translated from the coding sequence TTGGCTAATTTGAAAAAGATCTTAAGAACTTGTATTGTTTGTAGAAAAAAATTCGAACAAAAAGAGTTATTAAGATTTAAATGTGAAAATGAAAAACTTGTGCAATATAACAACTATGGTAGAAGTTTTTATATTTGTGAGACTTGTTCAAAACAGATTCAAACGGATTTAAAAGTAAAAGATTTAAAACGATTGGAAAAAATACTAAACAAAGAGTGTAAAAGTAAAAATAACTTTGTTACACAACTTAAGGAGATACTAACAGATGTCAGATAA
- the infB gene encoding translation initiation factor IF-2 encodes MSDKVRVYEIAEEAGASSQDVIVKAKDLGIELKSPQSAVSFEDAEEIANYIMTGKSAKLAKKAPAKPKKEIKKEVAKPVVTEEKVEKKVEAATKSTEVKKVNEIKKPAISKPKPVTSSQVEKKEEENKPAVNPENKNKIVPKRRGLKIVKKNNPKPAEKTVNNSSVEQTAKKPMKSLSEILGGTETKEEIKTKDIKIPPASADAKKAKSKKEKKKPSPRAHDHGTKLDVSYSDDFRSSDDSLLGEEVVLLDMDLSDNIKILDEPKPNNNNNNKQSRSSRPAAFGNAPRGLKRGKRKKRVRREVEEVEITEVTIPEDIRVYEFAEACGKSAAEVITVLFGLGMMVTKNDFLKQDELEILGEEFGIEVTVKDALEDANYVEEYQEEEIDDSNFVTRPPVVTIMGHVDHGKTSLLDKIRESKVAAGEAGGITQHISSYTVEKDGQKITFVDTPGHAAFSEMRSRGADITDIIIIVVAADDGVKQQTEEVISHAKASGCPIIVAMNKIDKEAANPDMVKAQMAERDMTPVDWGGETEFIGVSALTGEGIDDLLENILLQSEILELKADPEAKAKAAVVEASLEKGRGPVATVIVQNGTLKVGDNIVCDTTYGRVKAITDDNGKPIKELGLSETGTVLGLNDIPVSGSVMVVQDSDKEARDIATKRAEHARAKELSKSTKVSLEEMSGLIAEGKIKQLPVIVKTDVSGSLEAIKGSLEKIQNDEVKVKVVHAGVGGITESDLILASASEGCIILGFNVRPTGAVKNKAKADGITINTYSIIYDLIDDIKDTLSGMMSAVIREENTGQAEVRDTFVVPKVGTVAGCIVTDGKVIRGGHARIIRDGVVTYTGKISSLRRFKDDVKEVGNGYECGIMFEKFNDIKNGDFIETFIQIEEKVSIDD; translated from the coding sequence ATGTCAGATAAAGTAAGAGTTTATGAAATTGCAGAAGAGGCAGGGGCTAGCAGTCAAGATGTGATTGTAAAAGCAAAAGATTTAGGAATAGAGCTTAAATCACCTCAAAGTGCGGTATCATTTGAGGATGCTGAAGAGATTGCAAATTACATAATGACTGGTAAAAGTGCAAAATTAGCTAAAAAAGCACCTGCAAAACCAAAAAAAGAGATTAAAAAAGAAGTAGCTAAGCCTGTAGTTACAGAAGAAAAAGTTGAGAAAAAAGTTGAAGCTGCGACTAAATCAACTGAAGTTAAAAAAGTTAATGAAATAAAAAAACCTGCAATTTCTAAACCAAAGCCTGTTACAAGCTCTCAAGTAGAAAAAAAAGAAGAAGAAAATAAACCTGCAGTTAATCCTGAAAACAAAAATAAGATTGTTCCAAAAAGAAGAGGTTTAAAAATTGTTAAGAAAAACAATCCAAAACCAGCTGAAAAAACTGTTAACAACTCTTCTGTAGAGCAAACAGCAAAAAAACCTATGAAATCACTTAGTGAAATTTTAGGTGGAACTGAGACAAAAGAAGAGATAAAAACTAAAGATATCAAAATTCCACCTGCAAGTGCAGATGCTAAAAAAGCTAAATCTAAAAAAGAGAAGAAGAAACCAAGTCCAAGAGCACATGATCATGGAACTAAATTAGATGTAAGCTATTCAGATGACTTTAGAAGTTCAGATGATTCATTATTAGGTGAAGAAGTAGTATTACTTGATATGGATTTAAGTGATAATATTAAAATTTTAGATGAACCAAAACCTAACAATAATAACAATAACAAACAATCTAGAAGTTCTAGACCTGCTGCTTTTGGTAATGCTCCAAGAGGATTAAAAAGAGGTAAGAGAAAGAAAAGAGTTAGAAGAGAAGTTGAAGAGGTAGAAATTACTGAAGTAACAATTCCTGAAGATATCAGAGTTTATGAATTTGCAGAAGCTTGTGGTAAAAGTGCTGCTGAAGTAATCACTGTGTTATTTGGTTTAGGAATGATGGTTACTAAAAATGACTTCTTAAAACAAGATGAATTAGAAATATTAGGTGAAGAGTTTGGTATTGAAGTAACTGTTAAAGATGCTTTAGAAGATGCAAATTATGTTGAAGAATACCAAGAAGAAGAGATTGATGATTCAAACTTTGTTACAAGACCTCCTGTTGTAACTATTATGGGACACGTTGACCATGGTAAAACTTCTTTACTTGATAAGATTAGAGAATCAAAAGTTGCTGCTGGTGAAGCGGGTGGAATTACTCAGCATATTTCATCTTACACTGTAGAAAAAGATGGTCAAAAAATTACATTTGTAGATACTCCAGGTCACGCAGCTTTCTCTGAAATGAGATCAAGAGGTGCAGATATTACTGATATTATCATTATTGTAGTTGCAGCTGATGATGGTGTTAAACAACAAACTGAAGAGGTTATTTCTCATGCAAAAGCTTCAGGTTGTCCAATTATTGTTGCTATGAATAAAATTGATAAAGAAGCAGCTAATCCAGATATGGTAAAAGCTCAAATGGCAGAGAGAGATATGACTCCTGTTGATTGGGGTGGAGAGACTGAATTTATTGGTGTTTCTGCTTTAACTGGTGAAGGAATTGATGATTTATTAGAAAATATTCTTTTACAATCAGAAATTTTAGAGCTTAAAGCAGACCCAGAAGCTAAAGCAAAAGCTGCAGTTGTTGAAGCATCTTTAGAAAAAGGTAGAGGTCCAGTTGCAACAGTTATTGTTCAAAACGGTACATTAAAAGTTGGTGATAATATTGTTTGTGATACTACATATGGTAGAGTAAAAGCAATTACTGATGATAATGGAAAACCTATTAAAGAATTAGGTTTATCTGAAACTGGTACAGTTTTAGGATTAAATGATATTCCTGTATCTGGTTCTGTAATGGTTGTTCAAGATTCTGATAAAGAAGCTAGAGATATTGCAACTAAAAGAGCTGAGCATGCAAGAGCTAAAGAGTTGTCAAAATCTACAAAAGTTTCACTTGAAGAGATGAGTGGATTAATTGCAGAAGGTAAAATTAAACAACTTCCAGTTATTGTTAAAACAGATGTATCTGGTTCACTTGAAGCTATTAAAGGTAGTTTAGAAAAAATCCAAAATGATGAAGTAAAAGTAAAAGTAGTTCATGCAGGGGTTGGTGGAATTACTGAATCAGATTTAATTTTAGCAAGTGCATCTGAAGGATGTATTATTTTAGGATTTAATGTAAGACCAACAGGTGCTGTTAAAAATAAAGCAAAAGCTGATGGTATAACAATTAATACATATTCAATTATTTATGATTTAATTGATGATATTAAAGATACATTATCTGGTATGATGAGTGCAGTAATTAGAGAAGAAAATACTGGACAAGCTGAAGTTAGAGATACATTTGTAGTTCCAAAAGTTGGAACAGTTGCTGGATGTATTGTAACTGATGGTAAAGTAATCAGAGGTGGTCATGCTAGAATCATTAGAGATGGTGTTGTAACTTACACTGGTAAAATTTCATCATTAAGAAGATTTAAAGATGATGTTAAAGAAGTTGGTAATGGTTATGAGTGTGGTATTATGTTTGAAAAATTCAATGACATCAAAAATGGTGACTTCATTGAAACATTCATTCAAATAGAAGAAAAAGTTTCTATAGACGACTAA
- the rbfA gene encoding 30S ribosome-binding factor RbfA, whose amino-acid sequence MKSINLQRTESLLMELIPEALSNLSDSRINSLPITAVNCKNGKYDAIVYFDGSDFEQKEIPGVISALQKANGRIKSHVLASTGWYKCPNFKFQNDTSLEKSMNIEALFAQIEKTKKEEE is encoded by the coding sequence ATGAAAAGTATAAACTTACAAAGAACGGAATCACTTCTTATGGAGTTGATTCCCGAAGCACTTTCAAATCTATCAGATAGCAGAATTAATTCACTACCTATTACAGCAGTTAATTGTAAAAATGGTAAGTATGATGCGATTGTTTATTTTGATGGAAGTGATTTTGAACAAAAAGAAATTCCAGGTGTAATTTCTGCACTTCAAAAAGCAAATGGAAGAATTAAATCTCATGTATTAGCAAGTACTGGTTGGTATAAGTGTCCTAATTTTAAATTTCAAAATGATACTTCTTTAGAAAAATCAATGAATATAGAAGCATTATTTGCACAAATAGAAAAAACAAAAAAAGAAGAAGAGTAA
- the rimP gene encoding ribosome maturation factor RimP, translating into MNLEESIKLAVESLGAQLYDIVNTKEHDKNIYRVYVTSPEGINLDKCAEISRMISPILDVNEPMSGEYTLEVSSPGIERKLRKTEHFKASIGEKVKVKDIATEIYKGELLSADDEKIIIKTEFGEEEVSYSSILSASTYFEW; encoded by the coding sequence ATGAATTTAGAAGAATCAATTAAATTAGCAGTTGAATCACTAGGTGCTCAACTTTATGATATTGTAAATACAAAAGAACATGACAAAAACATTTATAGAGTTTATGTTACAAGTCCTGAGGGAATTAACTTAGATAAATGTGCTGAAATTTCAAGAATGATTTCTCCTATTTTAGATGTAAATGAACCAATGAGTGGAGAGTATACTTTAGAAGTAAGTTCACCAGGAATTGAAAGAAAGTTAAGAAAAACTGAACATTTTAAAGCATCAATTGGAGAAAAGGTTAAAGTAAAAGATATTGCAACTGAAATTTACAAAGGTGAACTTTTAAGTGCAGATGATGAAAAAATAATAATTAAAACTGAATTTGGAGAAGAAGAGGTTTCTTATAGCTCAATCTTATCAGCATCAACTTATTTTGAATGGTAA
- the ribD gene encoding bifunctional diaminohydroxyphosphoribosylaminopyrimidine deaminase/5-amino-6-(5-phosphoribosylamino)uracil reductase RibD — MKINDQFFMKLAIDEAWKYQFLTYPNPAVGCVVVKGDSEILSIEAHKEAGMPHAEVNALKEAYLKYHPNDLLKMKKTSHEIHDYLIKNHNGFFNDCKIYVTLEPCNHEGKTPACANLLKELKPKKVIIAHEDMNNIARGGAETLKGENIDVNIGCMKKEAYELLYPFLKWNSGTFIFYKMAQTLNGCIDGAISANQAKAYVHTLRDKIDLLLIGGNTVRTDKPTLDARFIAGRAPNVMIYSKNKVFDSNIPLFKIPNRKVIVSDDLFKLLDYKFVMVEGTYNLLDTLKDRLDYILLIVNPKIRKGVNALNDLDINFEIVHENYIGEEKLLFLKRK, encoded by the coding sequence ATGAAAATTAATGATCAATTTTTTATGAAATTAGCTATTGATGAAGCTTGGAAATATCAATTTTTAACTTATCCTAATCCTGCTGTTGGATGTGTAGTAGTTAAAGGTGATAGTGAAATACTATCAATTGAAGCTCATAAAGAAGCGGGTATGCCTCATGCTGAAGTAAATGCATTAAAAGAAGCATATTTAAAGTATCATCCAAATGATTTATTAAAGATGAAAAAAACTTCCCATGAAATACATGATTATTTAATTAAAAATCATAATGGTTTTTTTAATGATTGCAAAATATATGTAACATTAGAACCATGTAATCATGAGGGAAAAACACCAGCTTGTGCAAATTTACTTAAAGAGTTAAAACCAAAAAAAGTAATCATTGCACATGAGGATATGAATAATATTGCAAGAGGTGGGGCAGAAACTCTCAAAGGTGAAAATATTGATGTGAACATTGGTTGTATGAAAAAAGAGGCCTATGAGCTTTTATATCCATTTCTAAAATGGAATAGTGGAACATTTATTTTTTATAAAATGGCACAAACGTTAAATGGTTGTATTGATGGTGCAATTTCAGCAAACCAAGCAAAAGCATATGTGCATACATTAAGAGACAAAATAGATTTACTTTTAATAGGTGGGAATACAGTGAGAACTGATAAACCAACACTTGATGCAAGATTTATTGCAGGACGTGCTCCTAATGTAATGATTTATAGTAAAAACAAAGTATTTGATAGTAATATCCCACTATTTAAAATACCAAATAGAAAAGTTATAGTTAGTGATGATTTATTTAAACTACTTGATTATAAGTTTGTTATGGTTGAAGGAACTTATAATTTATTAGATACTTTAAAAGATAGACTAGATTATATTTTACTAATAGTAAATCCAAAAATTAGAAAAGGCGTAAATGCTTTAAATGATTTGGATATTAATTTTGAGATAGTTCATGAGAACTATATAGGGGAAGAAAAACTCTTATTTTTAAAAAGAAAGTAA
- the efp gene encoding elongation factor P, which translates to MANIGMSELKKGLKIELDGVPYKITEYQHVKPGKGAAFVRCKIKSFLNGKVIEKTFHAGDKCTTPDLQQSQMQYLYDDGEMLQFMNTETYEQIGLTYDQVGEAADWIIDGMNVDMMFFNGNAITVEPPMTVELKIVETPPNFKGDSQGGKKPATLESGAVVQIPFHIVEGDVIKCDTRTGEYIEKVK; encoded by the coding sequence ATGGCAAATATTGGTATGAGTGAATTAAAAAAAGGTCTTAAAATTGAACTTGATGGTGTTCCATATAAAATTACAGAATACCAACACGTAAAACCTGGTAAAGGTGCAGCATTTGTTAGATGTAAAATCAAATCATTTTTAAATGGTAAAGTTATTGAAAAAACTTTCCATGCAGGTGATAAATGTACTACTCCAGACTTACAACAAAGTCAAATGCAATACTTATATGATGATGGTGAAATGTTACAATTCATGAACACTGAAACATATGAGCAAATTGGTTTAACTTATGACCAAGTTGGTGAAGCTGCTGATTGGATTATTGATGGAATGAATGTTGATATGATGTTCTTCAATGGTAATGCAATTACAGTTGAGCCACCAATGACAGTTGAATTAAAAATTGTAGAAACTCCACCTAACTTTAAAGGTGATTCTCAAGGTGGTAAAAAACCAGCTACTTTAGAATCAGGTGCAGTTGTACAAATTCCTTTCCATATTGTGGAAGGTGATGTAATCAAGTGTGATACAAGAACTGGTGAATACATCGAGAAAGTTAAGTAA